In the genome of Oceanithermus desulfurans, one region contains:
- a CDS encoding cupin domain-containing protein encodes MEIQVVHNPPREKLEAMGVFGWPVWTKEESTFPWTYDAEETCYFLEGRVVVTPDGGEPVEVGAGDLVTFPRGMRCTWKVLEPVRKHYNFG; translated from the coding sequence ATGGAGATCCAAGTCGTTCACAACCCGCCCAGGGAGAAGCTGGAAGCGATGGGCGTCTTCGGCTGGCCCGTCTGGACCAAGGAGGAAAGCACCTTCCCCTGGACCTACGACGCCGAAGAGACCTGTTACTTTCTGGAGGGCCGCGTCGTGGTCACGCCCGACGGGGGCGAGCCGGTGGAGGTGGGCGCGGGCGACCTGGTCACCTTCCCCCGGGGGATGCGCTGCACCTGGAAGGTGCTCGAGCCCGTACGCAAGCACTACAACTTTGGCTAG
- a CDS encoding CoA-binding protein: protein MHIVERDEDLRWILGSAYTVAVLGAHPDPKRPAHYVPAYLREHGYRVLPVNPKYAGRELFGERVRARLDEIDEPVDVVDVFRAADKLDGHLDEILAMEPPPGVVWLQLGIRNDAFAEKLTDAGITVVQDRCMLAEHRRLM, encoded by the coding sequence ATGCACATCGTGGAGCGCGACGAAGACCTGCGCTGGATCCTGGGCAGCGCCTACACCGTGGCCGTGCTGGGGGCGCACCCCGACCCGAAGCGCCCCGCGCACTACGTGCCGGCCTACCTGCGTGAGCACGGCTACCGGGTGCTGCCGGTGAACCCGAAGTACGCCGGCCGTGAGCTCTTCGGCGAGCGGGTGCGGGCGCGGCTCGACGAGATCGACGAACCCGTGGACGTGGTGGACGTCTTCCGCGCCGCGGACAAGCTGGATGGGCACCTGGACGAGATCCTGGCCATGGAGCCGCCGCCGGGGGTGGTCTGGCTGCAGCTGGGCATCCGCAACGACGCCTTCGCCGAAAAGCTCACGGACGCGGGCATCACCGTGGTGCAGGACCGCTGCATGCTGGCAGAGCACCGCCGCTTGATGTGA